A region from the Terriglobales bacterium genome encodes:
- a CDS encoding phosphatidylcholine/phosphatidylserine synthase, with protein MNAPSSSWPGDDVRRRRRLRKGMYLLPSLFTTANIAAGFYALSQAIQGSATEPWHFDWSAKAIGFAILFDGLDGRIARMTNTTSDFGKQLDSLADVITFGVAPAMLAWLWGFRMLPAMAQPDLRVRLVQIGVIACFMFLMAGASRLARFNIQLNPQPSNPGRPGRKYFVGMPIPAGAGAIAAAVHFWNGVPLDTWWWAAVWTAFVVALSFLMVSTWRFYSFKDIDLRARHPFYRILLIGLLIGGIWYFSTFVLFFLALTYMLSGVFARLAYVLRRRQAAPAAYEEASEMR; from the coding sequence GTGAACGCCCCCTCCAGCAGTTGGCCGGGCGACGACGTGCGCCGCCGCCGCCGCCTCCGCAAGGGCATGTATCTGCTGCCTTCGCTGTTCACCACCGCCAACATCGCCGCGGGATTTTATGCTCTCTCGCAGGCCATTCAGGGCAGCGCCACCGAGCCGTGGCACTTCGACTGGTCGGCCAAGGCGATCGGCTTCGCCATCCTGTTCGACGGCCTCGACGGCCGCATCGCGCGCATGACCAACACCACCAGCGACTTCGGCAAGCAGCTCGATTCGCTTGCCGACGTGATCACCTTTGGCGTCGCGCCCGCCATGCTCGCCTGGTTGTGGGGCTTCCGCATGCTGCCCGCCATGGCGCAGCCGGACCTGCGTGTGCGGCTCGTCCAGATCGGCGTCATCGCCTGCTTCATGTTTCTGATGGCAGGCGCCAGCCGCCTGGCGCGCTTCAACATTCAGCTCAACCCGCAGCCCTCGAATCCCGGGCGTCCCGGCCGCAAGTATTTCGTCGGCATGCCCATCCCGGCAGGCGCGGGCGCTATCGCCGCCGCCGTCCACTTCTGGAACGGCGTGCCGCTCGACACCTGGTGGTGGGCCGCCGTCTGGACCGCATTCGTTGTCGCGCTCAGCTTCCTCATGGTCAGCACCTGGCGCTTTTACAGCTTCAAAGACATTGACCTGCGCGCGCGCCACCCGTTCTATAGAATCCTTCTCATCGGATTGCTGATCGGCGGCATCTGGTACTTTTCGACGTTCGTGCTGTTCTTCCTGGCGCTGACCTACATGCTGTCCGGCGTGTTCGCGCGGCTGGCGTATGTGCTTCGTCGCCGCCAGGCCGCGCCGGCGGCCTACGAGGAAGCCAGCGAGATGCGCTGA
- a CDS encoding Asd/ArgC dimerization domain-containing protein, which yields MAVPKPKSGPPRADDMARWDALRRVAIVGAATLKGKELKDVLEERKFPAMDVRLLDDDESLGQLDAVGDEATFIQSVQPEQFEHVDFTFFASEAPFTASHWKMARDAGSVVIDMSYALEDEPGAAIRSPWVERELGRTAHANSNIVLVAHPASIVLAMLLARAQKAAALKSAVSVIFEPASEQGRRGMDELHQQTVNLLSFQELPKAVFDAQVAFNLLGRYGSESARSLESVEKRVLRHLAEITRGESSGQPARLPVPSLMLLQGPTFHSHALSVYIELENAVSAGDFAQALAGEHVRLARLSEDAPTNVAAAGQNDILVAVRRDPQRAAGWWLWAAADNLKISALTAAECAETSTAPPPKTRIQ from the coding sequence ATGGCCGTCCCCAAGCCCAAATCCGGACCGCCGCGCGCCGACGACATGGCGCGTTGGGACGCGCTCCGCCGCGTGGCCATCGTCGGCGCCGCCACCCTCAAGGGCAAGGAGCTGAAAGACGTCCTCGAGGAGCGCAAATTTCCCGCGATGGACGTCCGCCTGCTCGACGACGACGAGTCGCTCGGCCAGCTCGATGCCGTCGGCGACGAAGCCACCTTCATCCAGAGCGTCCAGCCCGAGCAGTTCGAGCACGTGGACTTCACCTTCTTCGCTTCCGAAGCGCCTTTCACCGCCTCCCATTGGAAGATGGCGCGCGACGCCGGCAGCGTGGTCATCGACATGTCCTACGCGCTCGAAGACGAGCCCGGCGCGGCCATTCGCTCACCCTGGGTGGAGCGCGAGCTGGGCCGGACTGCGCACGCCAACTCAAACATCGTGCTCGTCGCGCATCCCGCGTCCATCGTGCTCGCCATGCTGCTGGCGCGCGCACAAAAGGCTGCCGCGCTGAAGTCCGCCGTCTCGGTCATCTTCGAGCCCGCCAGCGAGCAGGGACGACGCGGCATGGACGAGCTCCACCAGCAGACCGTGAACCTGCTTTCTTTCCAGGAGCTGCCCAAGGCGGTGTTCGACGCGCAGGTTGCCTTCAACCTTCTCGGGCGCTACGGGAGCGAATCGGCGCGCAGCCTGGAATCCGTGGAAAAGCGCGTCCTGCGCCACCTGGCCGAGATCACCCGCGGCGAGTCATCCGGGCAGCCCGCCCGCCTTCCTGTGCCTTCGCTGATGCTGCTGCAAGGTCCGACCTTCCACTCGCACGCGCTCTCCGTTTACATTGAGCTGGAAAACGCCGTCTCGGCGGGCGATTTTGCGCAGGCGCTGGCGGGCGAGCACGTGCGCCTGGCGCGCCTCAGCGAAGACGCGCCCACCAACGTCGCCGCCGCGGGACAGAACGACATCCTCGTCGCGGTGCGCCGCGATCCGCAGCGCGCCGCGGGATGGTGGCTGTGGGCGGCGGCCGACAATCTGAAGATTTCGGCGCTCACCGCCGCCGAGTGCGCCGAAACCAGCACCGCGCCGCCGCCGAAGACGCGCATTCAGTAG
- a CDS encoding phosphatidylserine decarboxylase has protein sequence MVRDGIYYGVGMALAALLLGWLAGPWYAVPALAAAAFFMWFFRDPERAVPAEAGAVVSPADGKVTDVSTVQVGGQSRHRISIFLSVFDVHVNRSPISGVVRHVEYRRGKFGNAMGAISAEENEQNIVTVEGEGQTVVFKQIAGLLARRIVFTPRVGDQLARGQRVGMIKFGSRVDVILGPGVTPGVAVGQRVRGGASILGQAQAPGSQPRPQSDRVPAGARA, from the coding sequence ATGGTCCGCGACGGCATCTACTACGGGGTTGGCATGGCGCTGGCGGCGCTCCTTTTGGGGTGGCTGGCAGGGCCGTGGTACGCCGTGCCGGCGCTGGCCGCGGCGGCATTTTTCATGTGGTTCTTTCGCGACCCTGAGCGCGCCGTTCCCGCCGAAGCCGGCGCCGTGGTCTCGCCCGCCGACGGCAAAGTCACCGACGTTTCCACCGTGCAGGTCGGCGGACAATCCCGCCACCGCATCAGCATCTTTCTCAGCGTCTTCGACGTCCACGTAAACCGCTCGCCCATTTCCGGCGTGGTACGGCATGTGGAGTACCGTCGCGGCAAGTTCGGCAATGCCATGGGCGCCATTTCCGCCGAAGAAAACGAGCAGAACATCGTCACCGTCGAAGGCGAAGGCCAGACCGTGGTCTTCAAGCAGATCGCAGGGCTGCTGGCGCGCCGCATCGTATTCACGCCGCGGGTGGGCGATCAGCTCGCGCGCGGCCAGCGCGTTGGCATGATCAAGTTCGGCTCGCGCGTTGACGTCATCCTCGGCCCCGGCGTCACGCCCGGTGTGGCCGTCGGCCAGCGCGTGCGCGGCGGAGCGAGCATCCTGGGACAGGCGCAGGCGCCGGGTTCGCAGCCGCGGCCGCAGTCTGACCGCGTGCCCGCCGGAGCGCGCGCGTGA
- a CDS encoding zinc-dependent alcohol dehydrogenase family protein, with protein MLAAVLPAPAAVESNPLQVRQVPVPEPGPGQVRVRVSACAVCRTDLHVVEGELPPRRAEIIPGHQIVGTVDAAGPGANRFAPGARVGVAWLHRTDGVCRYCRSGRENLCDAPEFTGYTVNGGFAEYTVAEEEFVYPLPAQFTDVQAAPLLCAGIIGFRCLRLADIGAGSKLGIYGFGAAGHVCIQVARGRGAAVYVSTRDEKHRELALRLGAAWVGDARALPPAHLDASIIFAPAGDLVPPALTALKKGGRLVLGGIHMSDIPALPYASLYQERSIRSVANNTREDGRDFLAEAAKIPVVTAVQQFRLTQINEALNALKHDGVAGAAVVKM; from the coding sequence ATGTTGGCCGCGGTGTTGCCAGCGCCGGCTGCGGTGGAGAGCAATCCGCTCCAGGTGCGGCAGGTGCCGGTGCCGGAGCCGGGACCCGGGCAGGTCCGCGTGCGGGTCAGCGCGTGCGCGGTGTGCCGCACCGACCTGCACGTGGTGGAAGGAGAGCTGCCGCCCCGTCGCGCGGAAATCATTCCCGGGCACCAGATCGTGGGCACGGTGGACGCTGCCGGTCCGGGAGCAAACCGGTTCGCGCCGGGGGCGCGGGTAGGCGTTGCCTGGCTGCACCGCACCGATGGCGTGTGCCGGTATTGCCGGAGCGGCCGCGAGAACCTTTGCGACGCGCCGGAGTTCACCGGCTACACGGTGAACGGCGGCTTTGCCGAGTACACGGTGGCGGAAGAGGAGTTCGTCTATCCGCTGCCCGCACAATTTACCGACGTGCAGGCCGCGCCGCTGTTGTGCGCCGGCATCATTGGGTTCCGCTGCCTGCGCCTGGCCGATATCGGCGCCGGAAGCAAACTGGGAATTTACGGATTCGGCGCGGCGGGGCACGTGTGCATCCAGGTGGCGCGGGGCCGCGGCGCGGCGGTGTACGTTTCGACGCGCGACGAGAAGCACCGCGAGCTGGCGCTGCGGCTGGGCGCGGCCTGGGTGGGCGACGCCAGGGCGCTGCCGCCGGCGCACCTGGACGCTTCCATCATCTTCGCGCCCGCCGGGGACCTGGTCCCGCCGGCGCTCACGGCGCTGAAAAAAGGCGGCAGGCTCGTGCTGGGCGGGATCCACATGAGCGACATCCCGGCGTTGCCCTACGCCAGCCTCTACCAGGAGCGCTCGATCCGCAGCGTGGCCAACAACACGCGCGAAGACGGGCGCGACTTCCTCGCCGAGGCCGCGAAAATTCCCGTGGTGA